The DNA window CGGCCTGAATGTTTCAGATGGCTTAGATGTTTTAGCCATTGCAACGGGAGGTGGAAAGGCGGGGCAAATTTTTGAAGGGGACCGTCGTTTTGACATTCTGGTCAAGCTACCAGAGAATTTGCGTGAGGATCCTACAGCTTTAGCGGGTTTACCTATCCCCATTTCAACTAAAGGTGGACGGGCGCACTTTCCCAATGTTCCTCTAAGCGAAATCGCTCAGATTAAAATTGCAGAAGGTTTAAATGAGATTCGAAGAGAAAATGGCAAGCGCTTTGTGGCTGTTCAAGCCAATGTAAGAGGGAGCGATCTCGGTTCTTTTGTTGAGCAGGCTAAAGAGCAGATTCAAAAGCAGGTCAATTTACCTAAAGGTTATTGGTTAGGATGGGGTGGTCAATTTGAAAATTTGATGTCTGCCAGACAACGTTTAGCATTAGTTGTGCCGATTTGTCTTGGAGCGATCCTCTTGCTTTTATACATTGCTTTTCAATCGATCCGTTCAGCTCTGATTATTTTTTCCGGCGTTCCATTTGCTTTGACAGGTGGAATCCTAGCTTTATGGTTGAGAGATTTTCCTTTTTCCATTTCAGCGGCGGTGGGATTTATTGCTCTTTCTGGGATTGCTGTGCTAAACGGAATTGTTTTAATCAGTTCGATCGTCCAGTTGAGTCGTCAAAATATTTCGCAGGATGAGGCAATTGTAAAAGGTGCCTTGCAACGTTTGCGACCTGTTTTAATGACAGCTTTAGTGGCTTCATTAGGATTCATTCCAATGGCTTTAGCTACAGGGACGGGAGCGGAAGTTCAAAAGCCATTGGCAACAGTCGTGATTGGAGGACTGATTAGCTCGACACTTTTAACATTATTAATTCTTCCAACTTTATTTAAATTATTTGGTATAGAGGAAGAGAATAAACGTTTTTAAAAGGTTGATAAAATGGAAAAAGAAAAACATCATGCACCCATTTGTCATGGGTGTACAGCGGGAAGTGACCATGATCGGGAAATCCCTGATATTGATTTATTAAGCCCCTTAAAAATTCGAGGGATTACCTTACGCAATCGCATCGTGATGTCTCCCATGTGTCAATACAGTGCCATCGAGGGGATGCCGAATGATTGGCATTTAGTGCACTTAGGAAGTCGGGCAGCGGGTGGGGTTTCGCTTGTGGTTGTGGAAGCCACTGCTGTGACAAGAGATGGACGAATTACACCTTTTGATATGGGAATTTGGAGTGATGATCACATTGGTCCTCACTCCCGCTTAGTTGAATTTGTTCAGAGTCAAGGTGCTGTACCCGCGATTCAGCTTGCCCATGCAGGACGAAAAGCAAGCTGCGATGTGCCATGGAGAGGTGGGGCTTGCTTAAAGACCGTGCAAGAGGGCGGTTGGACAACTGTTGCTCCTAGCCCAATTCCTTTCCTAGACACAGATCCCCGTCCCGAAGAATTAAATGAAGAAGGGATCTATGAAATGATAAAGGCCTTTGAAAATGCCTGTAAAAGAGCGTTAAAAGCTGGATATAAGCTCATTGAGATTCACTCAGCACACGGATATCTCCTCCATCAATTTCTTTCGCCCATTAGCAATCAGCGTACGGATCAATATGGGGGAAGCTTGGAAAACCGGATGCGCTTGCTTCTGCAAGTCGCCGAAAGACTCCGCGGAATCATCCCAGACGATCTTCCTCTATTTGTGAGAATTTCGGGAACGGATTGGGTGGAAGGGGGGTGGGATATTCAACAATCTGTCGTTCTGGCAGGAAAACTTAAGGCCTTGGGAATTGATTTAATCGATGTCTCTTCTGGTGGCATGGTACCAAAAGCTCAAATCCCTGTGGGAAAAGGCTACCAAGTTCCTTTGGCTAGACAGGTGCGCGATGAAGCTAAAATTTTGACGGGTGCTGTTGGATTAATCACAGAGCCTCAGTATGCAAATGAGATTGTGACGAGTGGGGATGCGGATTTAGTTTTTATTGGACGAGAATTACTCCGAGAACCTTACTGGGCTTTGAAGGCGGAACACCTCATCGCTAATCAACCTCCCGCATGGCCTGTTCAATATGGATATGCGGTGGAGAGAAGGCACAAATAAAATGAAGCATATTCCTTTAAAGGAATATGCTTTTTAAATTTTAGCCAACACTTTGGGGGATTTCAATGCGCAACAATTCACTTGGTTTGCGGCGTATAAAATTCTCATGTACATAAGTGAGAGCTCGTCGTTGCTCAGCGAATTCTAGATAGCTGAATGCTTCTTCGTAGGGTAACCATAAAAAGGCGTCATGCTCAGTTGGGGATGTGGCAACTTCTTGTGGGGTGTCGATAAAAGCCACAAAAACAGGGACTGTGACAACGGCATTGCGATACACTTCGTAATAAATCTCGACCACTTCACCCGCATAAAATCTGTCCGGTTGAAGATCGGTTTCTTCTTGAATTTCTCGAAGAGCGGCTTCCCAAGCCGTTTCTCCGTCCTCTATGCCCCCGGTAACTGGTTGCCAGCTACCAAAAAAATGGGAGCTGCACCTGCGTAGAATGAGATATTGATCATACGGCTCTGCTTTTTTGATGATAAACGCCGTAATTGTGATAGGTGCAACTTGAAAGGTTTGCATGCAAAAAGACCTGGGTTGAATGTGTTAAAAAGCTCTATTTTAGCCAAGTTGGATTTCATCAACAACATTTCTATAGAAAAATGATCACTTTTAAAAAAGCTCTCCTTGCATAAAAAGTGAATTACGACTAATATAACCACTTCTCATTTGTTACATGTAAGGTAACATTTTGGGATTTACGGAAAGATGGCTGAGTGGCCGAAAGCACGTCCCTGCTAAGGACGCATACCCGTGAGGGTATCGAGGGTTCAAATCCCTCTCTTTCCGACAACGGCTTGCAGTAGAAATATTGCAAGCCGTTTTTTTTGCTTATCATCCGTTTTCTTCTTATTTACGACTTTTAACTTTTACGATGGTCTGAAATGGCTATACGAGATATTGTCAAATGTTGTGTTTTGAGCATCTAGTAGTGCATCCAATTTTTTAAAAATTAAGCTGTGTATTTCACGTTAAAGACTTCTTCCCCATCTTTAAACTCTACACTC is part of the Parachlamydia acanthamoebae genome and encodes:
- a CDS encoding NADH:flavin oxidoreductase/NADH oxidase → MEKEKHHAPICHGCTAGSDHDREIPDIDLLSPLKIRGITLRNRIVMSPMCQYSAIEGMPNDWHLVHLGSRAAGGVSLVVVEATAVTRDGRITPFDMGIWSDDHIGPHSRLVEFVQSQGAVPAIQLAHAGRKASCDVPWRGGACLKTVQEGGWTTVAPSPIPFLDTDPRPEELNEEGIYEMIKAFENACKRALKAGYKLIEIHSAHGYLLHQFLSPISNQRTDQYGGSLENRMRLLLQVAERLRGIIPDDLPLFVRISGTDWVEGGWDIQQSVVLAGKLKALGIDLIDVSSGGMVPKAQIPVGKGYQVPLARQVRDEAKILTGAVGLITEPQYANEIVTSGDADLVFIGRELLREPYWALKAEHLIANQPPAWPVQYGYAVERRHK
- a CDS encoding NUDIX hydrolase — encoded protein: MQTFQVAPITITAFIIKKAEPYDQYLILRRCSSHFFGSWQPVTGGIEDGETAWEAALREIQEETDLQPDRFYAGEVVEIYYEVYRNAVVTVPVFVAFIDTPQEVATSPTEHDAFLWLPYEEAFSYLEFAEQRRALTYVHENFIRRKPSELLRIEIPQSVG